A window of Candidatus Xiphinematobacter sp. Idaho Grape contains these coding sequences:
- the sufC gene encoding Fe-S cluster assembly ATPase SufC, whose protein sequence is MSTLTIQDLYANVDDQEILKGVSLKIPKGEVHAVMGKNGSGKSTLAKVVAGHPSYTATAGSIVLDGENLLAMEPNERACLGVFLAFQYPVEIPGVTVANFIRAAIQARLPKGKELEATEYYSALYQQMDSLQIPRAFTSRSVNEGFSGGEKKRCEILQMAMLQPTYAILDETDSGLDIDALRVVSEGVNTLRGPHVGILIITHYQRLLNYIVPDRVHVMMDGRVARSGGRELALQLEAEGYDWLTPSQPRSNGAPGSSDDLLKST, encoded by the coding sequence ATGAGTACACTGACCATTCAGGACCTTTACGCTAATGTTGATGACCAGGAAATTCTTAAAGGGGTGAGCTTAAAGATTCCGAAGGGGGAGGTGCATGCTGTTATGGGCAAAAACGGCTCTGGAAAAAGTACCCTTGCCAAGGTCGTTGCAGGACATCCCAGTTATACTGCTACCGCTGGTAGCATTGTGCTTGATGGTGAGAACCTCCTGGCGATGGAACCTAACGAGCGTGCCTGTTTGGGCGTTTTTCTAGCTTTTCAGTATCCAGTAGAAATTCCAGGCGTCACAGTTGCAAATTTTATTCGTGCCGCCATCCAGGCCAGGCTGCCTAAGGGTAAGGAATTGGAGGCGACTGAATACTACTCTGCCCTTTACCAGCAGATGGACTCCCTACAAATTCCTAGAGCATTTACCTCTCGTTCTGTAAACGAGGGATTTTCTGGAGGGGAGAAAAAGCGCTGCGAAATTCTCCAGATGGCTATGTTACAACCTACCTATGCTATATTGGATGAAACGGACAGTGGATTAGATATTGATGCCTTAAGGGTTGTTTCTGAAGGAGTGAATACCCTGCGAGGTCCCCATGTCGGGATACTAATTATTACTCACTACCAACGCCTTTTGAATTACATTGTGCCGGATCGTGTCCATGTTATGATGGACGGTAGGGTTGCCCGTAGCGGAGGAAGGGAGCTAGCCCTACAACTGGAGGCTGAGGGCTACGATTGGCTTACTCCCAGCCAACCACGGTCTAATGGGGCTCCAGGTTCATCTGATGACTTGCTTAAATCCACTTAA
- the rpe gene encoding ribulose-phosphate 3-epimerase: MGLHLDHYNKSLIAPSILACDFSQLGIEVGRVISAGADRIHCDVMDGHFVKNISFGSVIIQAVARSTKLPLDIHLMVDCPQHHLLGLIPHSISSFFHSIIFHIEASQCVSETLHSIRDQRCLAGIAINPETPLFEAYPFLANLDFLLIMTVYPGSGGQDFLPGILKKIRAAAEVRSQKRLGFHIAVDGGICAETAAKCRLAGANVFVAGTAIFGKPDLFSAVQSIRSSVTNL, translated from the coding sequence ATGGGACTACATTTAGACCATTATAATAAGTCACTTATTGCTCCATCTATTCTTGCCTGCGACTTCTCGCAACTCGGCATAGAAGTCGGCCGAGTTATCTCGGCAGGGGCTGATCGGATCCATTGTGATGTTATGGACGGTCATTTTGTAAAAAATATCTCCTTTGGGTCTGTTATCATTCAGGCTGTTGCACGCTCCACAAAGCTTCCCCTTGACATCCATCTAATGGTTGATTGTCCTCAACATCACCTTCTTGGCTTAATTCCTCACTCTATCTCTTCTTTTTTTCACTCCATCATTTTTCATATTGAGGCATCACAGTGTGTATCTGAAACACTTCACTCTATCCGTGACCAGCGGTGCTTGGCTGGAATAGCCATTAATCCTGAAACACCGCTTTTTGAAGCGTACCCTTTCCTTGCGAACCTGGATTTTCTTCTTATCATGACCGTATACCCCGGGTCTGGAGGCCAGGATTTTCTCCCAGGGATATTGAAAAAGATAAGAGCTGCCGCTGAGGTCCGCTCTCAGAAAAGATTGGGCTTTCATATAGCGGTAGATGGAGGGATTTGTGCAGAAACTGCCGCTAAATGTCGTCTTGCCGGCGCTAATGTATTCGTTGCTGGAACAGCTATTTTTGGGAAACCGGACCTTTTTTCCGCCGTTCAAAGCATCCGAAGTTCGGTAACTAACCTATAA
- the tadA gene encoding tRNA adenosine(34) deaminase TadA encodes MANKVVHGRNIPVEGTGVRSSPYLSMVGQMLDRYFMGEALRQARKALDLEEVPVGVAIVRREVVIARAHNQVEVLGDATAHAEILAIRQAEYMIGDWRLTDCVLYVTKEPCPMCAGAMVQARLSQVVFGCPDPSSGGAGGRVNLLQMPGRNHHCKIVAGVRNAECRRLLKKFFSNRRRPSV; translated from the coding sequence ATGGCCAACAAAGTTGTACATGGTAGAAATATTCCCGTGGAGGGGACGGGTGTTCGTTCTTCGCCCTATCTAAGTATGGTTGGTCAAATGTTGGATCGATATTTTATGGGGGAAGCATTGCGTCAAGCAAGGAAGGCATTGGACCTGGAGGAGGTACCTGTGGGTGTCGCAATCGTTCGCCGGGAGGTAGTTATCGCACGCGCGCACAATCAGGTAGAAGTCCTAGGAGATGCCACGGCTCACGCGGAAATATTGGCAATTAGGCAGGCAGAGTACATGATAGGGGACTGGCGTCTAACGGATTGTGTTCTGTATGTCACGAAGGAGCCGTGTCCTATGTGTGCAGGAGCAATGGTACAGGCACGTTTAAGTCAGGTCGTATTTGGGTGTCCCGATCCCAGCAGTGGTGGTGCAGGGGGACGGGTTAATCTTCTACAAATGCCCGGACGGAACCATCACTGCAAGATAGTGGCAGGAGTGCGTAATGCTGAGTGCAGAAGGCTTCTAAAAAAGTTTTTTTCCAACCGTAGAAGACCTTCTGTGTAA
- a CDS encoding CPBP family intramembrane glutamic endopeptidase, with protein sequence MSWLTLTAIVVVATTSLVACIYLGKTALTLTRFQEVTRLYQKLDAVVCLVLGAYFLVLSATPKNAYSLLKMSDIQWGGLFYLVLDTTILSFLIIRHISPNQAFGVWKLQTPQLIRLSVSWLAAFYPLIFLVQTFLENLQGIHHRQPLVQFLMENTNFSDYITVTFIVVVIAPLSEELIFRGYLHGVLRQHIGSLGAMFITSTLFAGIHQHLSIFPGLFLLAVGLSLAYEATGCLLVPVLMHSLFNFIGILAAIF encoded by the coding sequence ATGTCCTGGCTGACGCTCACAGCAATTGTGGTGGTAGCTACCACCAGTTTAGTGGCGTGTATCTACTTGGGAAAAACGGCCCTAACTTTAACTAGATTTCAAGAGGTAACACGGCTTTATCAGAAACTCGATGCAGTGGTATGCCTGGTCCTTGGAGCCTACTTCCTAGTTTTGAGCGCAACCCCTAAAAATGCGTATTCTCTCTTGAAGATGAGTGACATTCAATGGGGAGGGCTTTTCTACCTCGTGCTAGACACAACCATTCTAAGTTTTTTGATTATTCGCCACATCTCACCCAATCAAGCTTTTGGGGTTTGGAAGTTACAGACCCCACAACTTATCAGGCTATCAGTATCGTGGTTGGCTGCATTCTATCCACTAATTTTTTTGGTACAGACATTCTTAGAAAACCTACAGGGGATTCACCATCGGCAGCCATTGGTGCAATTCTTGATGGAAAACACAAACTTTTCTGACTACATCACCGTAACTTTCATAGTTGTGGTGATCGCTCCTCTCAGTGAAGAACTTATTTTCCGCGGATATTTGCATGGCGTCCTCCGCCAGCATATAGGCTCACTGGGAGCCATGTTCATTACCTCAACCCTCTTTGCCGGCATACATCAGCATCTTTCCATCTTTCCAGGACTATTTCTCTTAGCAGTTGGGCTATCCTTGGCCTACGAAGCTACTGGCTGTCTTCTAGTTCCAGTTCTGATGCATTCGCTGTTTAATTTCATAGGAATTTTGGCTGCAATCTTTTGA
- the thiL gene encoding thiamine-phosphate kinase — translation MEDSLIRKLVQSFPQGRDVLVGVGDDCAVVRYPHAEKLLLLKTDCVIEGIHFKKDTPAIWVGWKALCRAISDVAACGGVPAHALVTFATPDRLSIRWLQSIYRGIGRAARRFGVSVIGGESSRSLDTLFLSITLTGYVSVQRLTLRSGAQPGDSLFVTGQLGGSLQRGHHLKFIPRLAEARWLTTHFSIHAMTDLSDGIGSDLPRMAAASQTGFEINLQLLPRNPGCSIRQALSEGEDYELLFAIPPGEEKRLLRQWDPIFPSTRLTRIGHMKTCSESEKSTPLPTGYDHFLKQHI, via the coding sequence GTGGAAGATAGCCTGATTCGTAAACTCGTCCAATCTTTCCCCCAGGGAAGAGATGTCCTTGTAGGCGTTGGAGACGACTGTGCGGTAGTCAGGTATCCTCACGCAGAAAAACTGCTCCTTCTGAAGACCGACTGTGTGATAGAAGGAATCCACTTTAAGAAAGATACCCCTGCCATTTGGGTAGGATGGAAGGCACTTTGCCGGGCAATCAGCGACGTAGCCGCTTGCGGCGGAGTTCCAGCACATGCATTAGTTACTTTTGCCACGCCTGATCGACTCTCCATACGTTGGTTACAGTCTATTTATCGCGGAATTGGACGCGCTGCTAGGCGATTTGGGGTTAGTGTCATTGGTGGTGAATCCTCGCGTTCTTTGGATACTCTTTTTCTTTCTATCACGCTTACTGGCTACGTCTCGGTTCAACGGCTTACTCTGCGTAGTGGGGCCCAACCTGGCGACTCTCTTTTTGTAACGGGGCAGCTAGGAGGATCGCTGCAGCGAGGTCATCATCTCAAATTTATTCCTCGCCTAGCAGAAGCACGTTGGCTTACTACACACTTCTCCATCCATGCTATGACAGACTTAAGTGATGGAATTGGTAGTGATCTACCCCGCATGGCTGCTGCTAGTCAGACAGGTTTTGAAATCAATCTCCAACTACTACCAAGAAATCCTGGATGTTCCATTCGACAGGCCCTCTCGGAAGGTGAGGATTACGAACTGCTTTTTGCTATTCCCCCTGGGGAAGAGAAACGTCTTTTGAGGCAGTGGGATCCTATTTTTCCTAGCACAAGGCTTACTAGAATAGGGCATATGAAAACCTGCTCCGAAAGTGAAAAAAGCACCCCCTTGCCTACGGGATATGACCACTTCTTGAAACAGCATATCTAA
- a CDS encoding ribose-5-phosphate isomerase, with amino-acid sequence MKISIGSDHAGFQYKERITTYLRELKHDVVDFGTYNNDPSDDYPHYILPAAESVVKREAERVIVIGGSGNGEAIAANKVLGIRCALCWNDKSAKYARLHNNANALSLGQRMVSIEMALNIVQIWLETPFEGGRHQRRIEAIYRYESSLKRV; translated from the coding sequence ATGAAAATTTCCATTGGATCAGATCATGCAGGCTTTCAATACAAAGAACGTATCACAACCTACTTAAGGGAGCTAAAGCACGACGTGGTGGACTTTGGAACCTATAACAACGATCCGAGTGATGATTATCCACATTATATCCTTCCTGCAGCAGAATCCGTCGTGAAAAGGGAGGCAGAACGTGTCATTGTCATCGGTGGCTCTGGGAACGGGGAGGCAATTGCAGCCAACAAGGTGCTGGGTATACGCTGCGCACTTTGTTGGAACGATAAAAGCGCAAAATACGCACGTCTTCACAACAACGCAAATGCTCTTTCCCTGGGACAACGCATGGTTTCCATTGAAATGGCTCTTAACATCGTCCAAATTTGGCTAGAGACTCCTTTTGAAGGTGGGAGGCATCAACGGCGAATTGAGGCGATCTATCGATATGAATCGTCACTCAAGCGAGTATAG
- the trpS gene encoding tryptophan--tRNA ligase: MRILSGIQPSGTPHLGNYFGMMRPAIQMQEQNGMEMLYFIADYHALTSVRDPVILRGNVRKMALDFLACGLNPEKTCFFLQSAIPAVTELTWILGTLTPVGLLERCHSYKEKKARKLPSSHGLLSYPVLMAADILLYDSDLVLAGKDQKQHLEVARDIAVKFNEAYGSVLRLPAPHIQEGMAMIPGQDGAKMSKSYGNTIEIFLAEEILRKRIMEIQTDSTPTDRPKPTAGSTILSLYRLVASPSDYQQMLDEHIHGGVGYSTFKERLFEAVWLFFKPLRKRREELTTCPEVVDQVLKKGSTHAHAIANRVIERVRSAIGLR; the protein is encoded by the coding sequence ATGCGTATACTCTCTGGTATTCAACCTTCCGGTACTCCTCATTTAGGAAATTACTTTGGGATGATGCGCCCTGCCATTCAAATGCAGGAGCAGAATGGGATGGAGATGCTCTATTTCATTGCGGACTACCATGCCCTTACTTCTGTAAGGGATCCCGTCATCCTGCGAGGGAATGTAAGGAAAATGGCGTTGGACTTTCTTGCCTGCGGTCTTAATCCAGAAAAAACGTGCTTTTTCTTGCAGTCTGCTATCCCAGCTGTCACTGAACTAACCTGGATTTTGGGCACTCTTACTCCAGTAGGATTGCTAGAGCGCTGTCATTCTTACAAAGAAAAAAAAGCCCGTAAACTTCCATCCTCCCACGGACTGCTTTCGTACCCAGTCCTAATGGCTGCAGACATCTTGCTGTACGACAGCGATTTGGTGCTAGCAGGTAAAGATCAGAAGCAGCACCTCGAGGTAGCACGTGATATTGCTGTCAAATTCAATGAAGCGTATGGCTCAGTTCTTAGACTGCCAGCGCCTCACATTCAGGAAGGAATGGCAATGATTCCTGGGCAAGACGGGGCAAAAATGAGCAAAAGTTACGGAAATACCATAGAAATCTTTTTGGCAGAAGAAATTCTAAGGAAAAGGATCATGGAGATTCAGACTGATTCCACACCGACAGATCGGCCAAAACCTACGGCAGGGTCTACTATTCTATCACTCTACAGGCTAGTTGCCAGTCCGTCTGATTATCAACAGATGCTAGACGAGCACATTCATGGAGGAGTTGGATACAGTACTTTCAAAGAGCGTTTGTTCGAGGCAGTGTGGCTATTCTTTAAACCTTTACGTAAGCGCCGGGAGGAGCTAACTACCTGCCCGGAAGTGGTAGATCAAGTTCTCAAAAAAGGATCCACCCATGCTCACGCAATTGCCAATAGGGTCATAGAGCGAGTTCGGTCTGCCATTGGGCTACGATAA
- a CDS encoding MlaD family protein, with amino-acid sequence MISEERKIQMRVGVFVLVGLTTIGIMTVYLGRVGESMRYHYRLDAHFPNASGIKKGADVLLSGARVGRVATSPSILPDMKGVSIQLLIDQRVTIPRGSRFTISSSGLLGDRFIDILVGKGATDTKPILPGAIVHGEYASGIEDLVSTVNSVAEQTSELIACLGIVVQDVGQVARKVCTSNLLQPQNLKNFSETLANLKEVSGDFARLSKKTEGLLASADVAFKEGKKTLISARMISREISQALKSEQNTVGLFLSNKEVAENVRAFILNMRKHGVFWYKDTTQCTQTRDSP; translated from the coding sequence ATGATTTCAGAGGAGAGAAAAATCCAAATGCGTGTAGGCGTTTTTGTGCTTGTTGGGCTCACCACCATCGGGATTATGACCGTGTATCTCGGAAGGGTTGGTGAAAGCATGCGCTATCACTACCGCCTGGATGCCCACTTTCCAAATGCCAGCGGCATTAAAAAAGGTGCTGATGTTCTCCTCAGTGGGGCTCGCGTTGGACGCGTAGCCACTTCGCCATCTATCCTGCCAGACATGAAGGGAGTCTCCATCCAACTGCTTATTGACCAGAGAGTGACCATCCCTAGGGGGTCCAGATTTACGATTAGCAGTTCAGGGCTCCTGGGTGACCGATTTATAGATATTCTTGTAGGAAAAGGGGCTACAGATACTAAACCTATTTTGCCAGGCGCTATCGTTCATGGAGAATATGCATCAGGGATAGAAGATCTTGTGAGCACTGTTAACAGTGTAGCCGAACAGACATCGGAATTAATAGCTTGCTTAGGTATAGTGGTCCAGGATGTGGGACAAGTTGCAAGAAAGGTTTGCACCAGCAACCTTCTCCAGCCACAAAATCTAAAAAACTTCTCTGAAACATTGGCCAACCTGAAGGAAGTCAGCGGTGATTTTGCTCGGTTGTCCAAGAAGACGGAAGGTCTTCTAGCCTCCGCCGACGTAGCCTTTAAGGAAGGTAAAAAAACACTTATCTCTGCTAGAATGATTTCCCGGGAAATTTCACAAGCTTTGAAGAGTGAGCAGAATACGGTGGGGCTGTTTCTAAGCAACAAGGAAGTAGCTGAAAATGTTCGTGCGTTCATTCTGAATATGCGCAAGCACGGTGTCTTCTGGTACAAGGACACTACCCAGTGTACGCAAACACGAGACTCTCCATGA
- a CDS encoding ABC transporter ATP-binding protein, which yields MSVITNSAPLIEVQNLFQKIGTQEILRGITLSIYPGETLVLLGRSGGGKSVFLRHLIGLMKPVHGRILFEGRDITQLNERQLEPIRCKIGMLFQDGALFDSLSVFDNVAFPLREHCMKDEKEIREKVHKVLALVNMIGHDGKVPVALSGGMRKRVALARAIISPPSVILYDEPTAGLDPIVSGSINRLIRRLQGQLQVTSVVVTHDMVSAYHVGDRIALLDHGRIYFCGSPQQLRFSGDPVIRNFVEGRSSEGSETE from the coding sequence ATGAGTGTCATAACGAATAGTGCTCCTCTCATTGAAGTGCAGAATCTTTTCCAAAAAATAGGCACACAGGAAATCTTACGTGGAATTACTCTCTCCATCTATCCCGGAGAAACCCTTGTTCTCCTGGGAAGGAGTGGTGGAGGGAAAAGCGTCTTTCTGCGACACCTGATTGGCTTGATGAAGCCGGTTCACGGAAGGATCCTTTTTGAAGGAAGAGATATTACCCAGCTCAATGAGCGTCAGTTAGAGCCTATTCGTTGTAAGATCGGAATGCTTTTTCAGGACGGCGCTCTTTTCGATTCACTCAGCGTTTTTGATAATGTCGCCTTTCCACTCCGTGAACACTGCATGAAAGACGAAAAAGAAATTCGGGAAAAGGTCCATAAGGTGCTTGCTCTGGTTAACATGATCGGGCATGACGGAAAAGTGCCCGTCGCCTTGAGTGGAGGCATGCGTAAACGTGTTGCCCTTGCTCGAGCAATTATTTCCCCGCCTTCCGTGATTCTATATGATGAACCCACAGCTGGATTAGATCCAATTGTGTCTGGCAGCATCAACCGGCTTATTCGGCGCTTACAAGGGCAGTTGCAAGTAACTTCGGTCGTGGTAACACATGATATGGTGAGCGCTTATCATGTGGGCGATCGGATTGCTCTTCTCGATCACGGAAGAATTTACTTCTGTGGCTCTCCACAGCAATTACGCTTCTCTGGCGATCCAGTCATTCGCAATTTTGTAGAAGGGCGATCGTCGGAAGGTAGTGAAACAGAGTAA
- a CDS encoding MlaE family ABC transporter permease, whose protein sequence is MLLKESLLTFIRCFGETVLIGSEAVLAIFRGRIRRKLVFQQIYEIGYRSQVVVVVTGSFTGAVFTAQTFFQFSNLNMESAVGPVVAVAMCRELGPVLAGLMVAGRVGAAMSAELGTMAVTQQIDALRALAVQPVDYLVVPRALAMLFSMPFLVGESIFFGISSSFVVAAQVLNVSSTYYLENMRRFTDGVDILMGITKGLVFGVLIVFISCQRGLAAKGGAVGVGCATTQSVVISSLAILITNFFLTMGLNVIFPTG, encoded by the coding sequence ATGTTGTTAAAAGAATCACTCCTAACTTTTATTCGCTGTTTTGGGGAAACGGTCCTCATAGGATCTGAAGCTGTTTTGGCCATTTTCCGAGGCCGAATCCGTCGAAAACTGGTTTTCCAGCAGATCTACGAGATTGGCTACCGCTCGCAAGTAGTAGTGGTGGTAACAGGCTCCTTCACTGGAGCTGTGTTTACAGCCCAGACGTTTTTTCAATTCAGTAACTTGAATATGGAATCGGCTGTGGGACCTGTAGTTGCTGTAGCTATGTGTAGAGAGCTTGGGCCCGTACTAGCAGGACTGATGGTGGCTGGCCGCGTAGGAGCTGCGATGAGTGCTGAGCTAGGCACCATGGCAGTCACTCAGCAAATCGACGCCCTGCGGGCGTTGGCGGTACAGCCAGTTGATTATCTGGTTGTGCCGCGAGCACTCGCCATGCTTTTTTCCATGCCTTTTCTCGTTGGAGAGAGTATCTTCTTTGGGATTTCTTCTAGTTTCGTCGTAGCAGCCCAAGTCTTGAACGTCTCCAGTACTTATTATCTAGAGAATATGCGTCGATTTACAGACGGTGTGGATATTCTTATGGGGATTACCAAAGGCTTAGTTTTTGGGGTTCTCATTGTCTTTATTAGTTGCCAGCGAGGCTTGGCTGCTAAGGGCGGAGCGGTTGGGGTAGGTTGTGCCACCACTCAGTCGGTAGTTATTAGTTCCCTTGCTATCCTTATTACGAATTTTTTCCTTACCATGGGATTAAATGTGATTTTTCCAACAGGATGA